Proteins from a genomic interval of Microbacterium imperiale:
- a CDS encoding anthranilate synthase family protein — protein sequence MNGSPSTLTDLAASGEPFALIARDGATVEVLRGDVVDVDLLGDIPLHDADGTPREVLALVPFRQVVERGFVCHDDAAPLRCLRITEHGSVPLADALRELPSDRIPLGDAGFDISDDEYADIVRRVIADEIGRGEGANFVIRRDFTATVDSDPVTAGLTWFRALLQHERGAYWTFLVVTDGHVAVGASPEAHVSAHSGPPAEPGTSIVTMNPISGTFRHPRGGATAETLTEFLSSTKETEELFMVVDEELKMMSAVCSDGGRITGPHLKEMSRLTHTEYMLRGSSTMDPRDILRETMFAPTVTGSPMQNACTVIARHERSPRGYYSGVAALFTPTVDGGHDLDAPILIRTAYLVDGRLRVPVGATLVRHSDPAGEVGETHGKAAGVLGAIGAVDRDDAPTPGAVDEDAPAESPRPRLGDDPTIAELLASRNARLAQFWLDPQAAEGGPFAGRDVLVVDAEDRFTTMLGHQLHHLGFRVDIRTWSEVTDAAVDEAGFVVFGPGPGDPRDGASARIARMRDLVARRADAGRPLLAVCLSHQILADRVGLDLAPLASPHQGLQKRVDVFGVPSSIGFYNTFTARVPAGTQHFGATEVAADAASGDVYALRGPGYASVQGHLESILSRDGLPTLERLIGFALEPVQR from the coding sequence ATGAACGGTTCCCCCTCGACGCTGACCGATCTCGCCGCGAGCGGCGAGCCGTTCGCCCTCATCGCACGCGACGGCGCCACCGTGGAGGTGCTGCGCGGCGACGTCGTCGACGTCGATCTGCTGGGCGACATCCCCCTGCACGACGCGGACGGCACGCCGCGCGAGGTGCTGGCCCTCGTCCCGTTCCGTCAGGTGGTCGAGCGCGGTTTCGTCTGCCATGACGACGCCGCTCCCCTGCGCTGCCTGCGCATCACCGAGCACGGTTCCGTCCCGCTCGCCGACGCCCTGCGCGAGCTGCCGTCCGACCGGATCCCTCTGGGCGACGCCGGCTTCGACATCTCCGACGACGAGTACGCCGACATCGTGCGCCGGGTCATCGCCGATGAGATCGGTCGTGGCGAGGGCGCGAACTTCGTCATCCGCCGCGACTTCACCGCGACCGTCGACAGCGACCCGGTGACCGCCGGACTCACGTGGTTCCGGGCGCTGCTGCAGCACGAGCGCGGGGCCTACTGGACCTTCCTCGTCGTCACCGACGGCCATGTCGCCGTCGGCGCGAGCCCCGAGGCGCACGTCAGCGCTCATAGCGGTCCGCCTGCCGAGCCGGGCACGAGCATCGTGACGATGAACCCGATCTCGGGCACCTTCCGTCATCCGCGCGGCGGCGCGACCGCCGAGACGCTGACGGAGTTCCTGTCGTCGACCAAGGAGACCGAGGAGCTCTTCATGGTCGTCGACGAGGAGCTGAAGATGATGTCGGCGGTGTGCTCCGACGGCGGGCGCATCACCGGCCCGCATCTGAAGGAGATGTCGCGCCTGACCCACACCGAGTACATGCTCCGCGGGTCGAGCACCATGGACCCCCGCGACATCCTGCGCGAGACGATGTTCGCCCCGACGGTCACCGGCTCGCCCATGCAGAACGCCTGCACCGTCATCGCCCGGCACGAGCGCTCGCCCCGGGGCTACTACTCCGGTGTGGCGGCACTGTTCACCCCGACCGTCGACGGCGGCCACGACCTCGACGCCCCGATCCTCATCCGCACCGCCTACCTCGTCGACGGCCGCCTGCGGGTGCCGGTGGGCGCGACGCTCGTGCGGCACTCCGACCCGGCCGGCGAGGTCGGCGAGACCCACGGCAAGGCGGCCGGCGTGCTCGGTGCGATCGGCGCCGTCGACCGCGACGACGCTCCGACTCCCGGCGCGGTCGACGAGGACGCCCCCGCCGAGTCGCCCCGCCCCCGCCTGGGCGACGATCCGACGATCGCCGAGCTCCTCGCATCGCGCAACGCGCGACTCGCGCAGTTCTGGCTCGACCCGCAGGCAGCCGAGGGCGGGCCGTTCGCCGGTCGGGACGTGCTGGTCGTCGATGCCGAGGACCGCTTCACGACGATGCTCGGGCATCAGCTGCACCACCTCGGCTTCCGCGTCGACATCCGGACGTGGAGCGAGGTGACGGATGCCGCTGTGGACGAGGCCGGCTTCGTCGTCTTCGGCCCCGGTCCCGGCGACCCGCGCGACGGGGCGAGTGCCCGCATCGCTCGCATGCGCGACCTCGTGGCCCGCCGCGCCGACGCGGGTCGCCCGCTGCTGGCCGTCTGCCTCAGCCACCAGATCCTGGCCGACCGTGTCGGGCTCGATCTCGCGCCGCTCGCGTCACCGCACCAGGGTCTGCAGAAGCGTGTGGACGTCTTCGGGGTGCCGTCGTCGATCGGCTTCTACAACACCTTCACGGCGCGCGTGCCCGCGGGGACTCAGCACTTCGGCGCGACCGAGGTCGCCGCGGATGCTGCCTCGGGTGATGTGTACGCGCTGCGCGGACCGGGCTACGCCTCGGTGCAGGGGCACCTCGAGTCGATCCTCTCGCGCGACGGCCTGCCGACGCTCGAGCGCCTCATCGGCTTCGCCCTCGAGCCCGTCCAGCGCTGA
- the ispG gene encoding flavodoxin-dependent (E)-4-hydroxy-3-methylbut-2-enyl-diphosphate synthase has translation MPQIPDVLAPRRKSRQIRVGRVLVGGGAPVSVQSMTTTPTTDINATLQQIAELTASGCEIVRVAVPSQDDADVLHIIAKKSQIPVIADIHFQPKYVFQAIDAGCAAVRVNPGNIRKFDDQVGAIANAAKAAGVSLRIGVNAGSLDRRLLEKYGKATPEALVESAVWEASLFEEHDFHDFKISVKHNDPIVMVKAYRQLAERGDWPLHLGVTEAGPAFQGTIKSATAFGILLGEGIGDTIRVSLSAPPAEEVKVGHQILQSLNLRERKLEIVSCPSCGRAQVDVYTLADDVTEGLKDMTVPLRVAVMGCVVNGPGEAREADLGVASGNGKGQIFVKGEVIKTVPESEIVATLIEEARRIADELGPDAPLGTAQVVTA, from the coding sequence ATGCCGCAGATTCCCGACGTTCTCGCTCCCCGCCGCAAGAGCCGGCAGATCCGCGTCGGGCGCGTGCTCGTCGGCGGTGGTGCCCCGGTCAGCGTGCAGTCGATGACGACGACGCCCACGACCGACATCAACGCCACCCTGCAGCAGATCGCCGAGCTGACCGCATCCGGCTGCGAGATCGTGCGGGTGGCCGTGCCCTCGCAGGACGACGCCGACGTGCTGCACATCATCGCCAAGAAGAGCCAGATCCCCGTCATCGCCGACATCCACTTCCAGCCGAAGTACGTCTTCCAGGCGATCGATGCCGGCTGCGCAGCGGTTCGCGTCAACCCGGGGAACATTCGGAAGTTCGACGACCAGGTCGGGGCCATCGCCAACGCGGCGAAGGCCGCCGGTGTGTCGCTGCGCATCGGCGTCAACGCCGGTTCGCTCGACCGCCGCCTGCTCGAGAAGTACGGCAAGGCGACCCCGGAAGCCCTCGTCGAGAGCGCCGTATGGGAGGCGTCGCTGTTCGAGGAGCACGACTTCCACGACTTCAAGATCTCGGTCAAGCACAACGACCCGATCGTCATGGTCAAGGCGTACCGGCAGCTCGCCGAGCGCGGCGACTGGCCCCTGCACCTCGGCGTGACCGAGGCGGGACCCGCGTTCCAGGGCACGATCAAGAGCGCGACGGCGTTCGGCATCCTGCTGGGCGAGGGCATCGGCGACACGATCCGCGTCTCGCTGTCGGCGCCGCCGGCGGAGGAGGTCAAGGTCGGCCACCAGATCCTGCAGTCGCTGAACCTGCGCGAGCGCAAGCTCGAGATCGTGTCGTGCCCCTCGTGCGGGCGTGCGCAGGTCGATGTGTACACCCTCGCCGACGACGTGACCGAGGGGCTGAAGGACATGACCGTCCCGTTGCGTGTGGCCGTCATGGGCTGCGTCGTCAACGGGCCCGGTGAGGCTCGCGAGGCCGACCTGGGCGTCGCCTCCGGCAACGGCAAGGGGCAGATCTTCGTCAAGGGCGAGGTCATCAAGACGGTGCCGGAGTCCGAGATCGTCGCGACCCTGATCGAAGAGGCGCGCCGCATCGCCGACGAGCTCGGTCCGGACGCACCGCTGGGCACGGCGCAGGTCGTCACCGCCTGA
- the pcp gene encoding pyroglutamyl-peptidase I encodes MRTVLLTGFEPFAGDATNPSGDAVRLVAAEWNDPERLVVEVLPVEFDRAGRTLTELIATHRPEVVVATGLAGGRSGITPERVAINLMDARIPDNAGAQPVDVPSRPNGPAAHFATIPVKAITAAIVEAGVPASVSHSAGTFVCNHAMYTALDSTDRESRRAGFIHVPHASENAPEGQPSLPLADIARGLRIAIRTSLDAETDATYAAGTIS; translated from the coding sequence ATGAGAACCGTGCTGCTGACCGGCTTCGAGCCCTTCGCGGGCGACGCGACGAACCCCTCGGGCGATGCCGTCCGACTCGTCGCGGCGGAATGGAACGACCCCGAACGCCTCGTGGTCGAGGTTCTGCCGGTCGAGTTCGATCGAGCCGGACGAACGCTGACCGAGCTCATCGCGACCCACCGCCCGGAGGTCGTCGTCGCGACGGGACTCGCCGGGGGCCGCAGCGGCATCACCCCCGAGCGCGTCGCGATCAATCTGATGGATGCGCGCATCCCCGACAACGCGGGCGCGCAGCCGGTCGACGTGCCCTCGCGCCCGAATGGTCCAGCCGCGCACTTCGCAACGATCCCGGTGAAGGCGATCACGGCGGCGATCGTCGAGGCGGGGGTGCCGGCATCCGTCTCGCACTCCGCCGGAACGTTCGTCTGCAACCACGCGATGTACACGGCCCTCGACAGCACTGATCGCGAGAGCCGGCGAGCCGGCTTCATCCACGTGCCCCACGCCTCGGAGAACGCGCCAGAGGGCCAGCCCTCACTGCCGCTCGCCGATATCGCTCGAGGCCTGCGCATCGCGATCCGCACATCGCTCGACGCCGAGACCGACGCCACCTACGCCGCCGGCACGATCTCCTGA
- a CDS encoding RNA polymerase sigma factor, with product MEDDAAVWRRLRAGDESALGDLFDVHEARLFRHACRLLTDREDAKDAVAVAFFELWRKRASVRLVDGSPLPWLLTTVANAARNLERSGRRYRALLAKTPSASVTEAPSGPDESGVLAALRKLPAGEQSVVVLSVLEGYAERDVAQTLGIPLGTVKSRLSRAKARLRDEMTAMEASWT from the coding sequence ATGGAAGACGACGCCGCCGTGTGGCGGCGATTGCGGGCCGGCGACGAGTCGGCGCTGGGTGATCTGTTCGACGTGCACGAAGCGCGGCTCTTCCGTCATGCGTGCCGACTGTTGACGGATCGAGAGGATGCGAAGGATGCCGTCGCCGTGGCGTTCTTCGAGCTGTGGCGCAAGCGCGCGTCGGTGCGTCTGGTCGACGGCTCGCCGCTGCCCTGGCTGTTGACCACGGTCGCCAACGCGGCGCGCAACCTGGAGCGCTCGGGCCGGCGTTACCGCGCGCTCCTGGCCAAGACGCCGTCCGCGTCGGTCACCGAGGCGCCGTCCGGACCCGACGAGAGCGGCGTCCTGGCGGCTCTGCGGAAACTGCCCGCGGGCGAGCAGAGCGTCGTGGTCCTCAGCGTGCTCGAGGGCTACGCCGAGCGCGATGTCGCGCAGACGCTGGGGATCCCCCTCGGCACGGTGAAGTCGCGGCTGTCGCGGGCGAAAGCCCGGCTGCGTGACGAGATGACGGCGATGGAGGCATCGTGGACCTGA
- a CDS encoding proline--tRNA ligase, which yields MVTRMSHLFLRTLREDPAGAEVASHKLLIRAGYIRPQAAGIFAWLPLGLRVKAKIERVVREEMAAAGAQEVHFPALMPREAYEATGRWEEYGDLLFRLQDRKGGDYLLAPTHEEAFTLLVKDLYSSYKDLPLTIYQIQDKYRDEARPRAGLLRGREFTMKDAYSFDANDAGLEASYQAQRDAYERIFQRLGLEYVIVQADAGAMGGSRSEEFLHPTPVGEDSFVRSEGGYAANVEAFTTVVPEALPIDGLPDPVVFDSPDTPTIETLVAHVNANLAGEYTAAHTLKNVVLALTHLDGTRELVVVGLPGDRDVDDKRVEVAFAPAEVEPATAEDFAKHPLLVKGYIGPWSPEGPVLGEESATGIRYVLDPRVVDGTSWITGANIDQKHVHSLVAGRDFTADAFVEVATVREGDPAPDGSGPVSIARGMEIGHVFQLGRKYAEALGLKVLDENGKLVTVTMGSYGIGVTRILAIIAELNNDERGLIWPASVAPFDVHVVATGRDAAAFELAEKVSADLEAAGLDVLYDDRPKVSPGVKFGDAELVGVPRIVIVGRGAADGQVELWDRRTGERETVAAADAVARLTSR from the coding sequence GTGGTCACCCGTATGTCGCACCTGTTCCTCCGCACGCTCCGTGAAGACCCGGCGGGCGCCGAGGTCGCCAGCCACAAGCTGCTGATCCGCGCCGGCTACATCCGGCCGCAGGCGGCTGGCATCTTCGCGTGGCTGCCGCTCGGCCTGCGCGTCAAGGCCAAGATCGAGCGCGTCGTGCGCGAGGAGATGGCCGCGGCGGGCGCGCAGGAGGTGCACTTCCCGGCGCTCATGCCGCGCGAGGCGTACGAGGCGACGGGGCGCTGGGAGGAATACGGCGACCTGCTGTTCCGCCTGCAGGACCGCAAGGGCGGCGACTACCTGCTCGCGCCGACGCACGAAGAGGCGTTCACGCTGCTCGTGAAGGACCTGTACTCGTCGTACAAGGACCTGCCGCTGACGATATACCAGATCCAGGACAAGTACCGCGACGAGGCCCGGCCTCGCGCCGGCCTGCTGCGCGGGCGCGAGTTCACGATGAAGGACGCCTACTCGTTCGACGCGAACGACGCCGGACTCGAGGCGAGCTACCAGGCGCAGCGCGACGCGTACGAGCGCATCTTCCAGCGCCTCGGCCTCGAGTACGTCATCGTCCAGGCGGATGCCGGCGCGATGGGCGGGTCGCGCTCCGAGGAGTTCCTGCACCCGACCCCGGTGGGCGAGGACTCCTTCGTCCGTTCCGAGGGCGGTTACGCGGCCAACGTCGAGGCGTTCACGACCGTCGTCCCCGAGGCGCTGCCGATCGACGGCCTGCCTGATCCCGTCGTCTTCGATTCGCCCGACACCCCGACCATCGAGACGCTCGTGGCGCACGTCAACGCGAACCTCGCGGGCGAGTACACGGCGGCGCACACGCTCAAGAACGTCGTGCTCGCCCTCACGCACCTCGACGGCACGCGCGAGCTCGTCGTCGTCGGCCTGCCCGGCGACCGCGACGTCGACGACAAGCGCGTCGAGGTCGCGTTCGCCCCGGCCGAGGTCGAGCCGGCGACGGCCGAGGACTTCGCGAAGCACCCGCTGCTGGTCAAGGGCTACATCGGCCCCTGGTCGCCCGAGGGCCCGGTTCTGGGCGAGGAGTCGGCGACCGGCATCCGTTACGTCCTCGACCCCCGCGTCGTCGACGGCACCTCGTGGATCACCGGCGCCAACATCGACCAGAAGCACGTGCACTCGCTCGTCGCGGGCCGCGACTTCACCGCCGACGCGTTCGTCGAGGTCGCGACCGTGCGGGAAGGCGACCCGGCACCTGATGGCTCGGGCCCGGTGTCGATCGCGCGCGGCATGGAGATCGGCCACGTCTTCCAGCTCGGCCGCAAGTACGCCGAGGCGCTGGGGCTGAAGGTCCTCGACGAGAACGGCAAGCTCGTCACCGTCACCATGGGCTCGTACGGCATCGGCGTTACGCGCATCCTCGCGATCATCGCCGAGCTCAACAACGACGAGCGCGGCCTCATCTGGCCGGCATCCGTCGCACCGTTCGATGTGCACGTCGTCGCGACCGGACGGGATGCCGCCGCGTTCGAGCTCGCCGAGAAGGTGTCGGCCGACCTCGAGGCCGCCGGTCTCGACGTCCTCTACGACGACCGTCCCAAGGTGTCGCCGGGCGTGAAGTTCGGCGACGCCGAGTTGGTGGGCGTGCCGCGGATCGTGATCGTCGGACGCGGTGCCGCCGACGGTCAGGTCGAGCTGTGGGACCGGCGGACGGGCGAGCGCGAGACCGTCGCCGCCGCGGACGCGGTCGCGCGCCTCACATCACGCTGA
- a CDS encoding DUF1206 domain-containing protein codes for MVEHGVHDAARAVERQPAARALARGGYVANGLVHLLIGSLIIAVAFGGDQDADQTGAFRAVAEMPLGFVALWAAAALLAALGVWHLAEGMLASRRREGAAAWGLRISEWGQAFVFLFFGGLAAAVALGARPRADQAARDASRGVLALPGGVVAIVLVGLGVAVAGVVFAVMGVRRSFRSKMSIPDDALGRTVAGLGVAGFIAKGIALGSLGLVLVVAALRARAEDAGSLDAAIRALLDLTLGPAIVVIIGAGLIAYGVFTVFRARYARL; via the coding sequence ATGGTCGAACACGGGGTGCACGACGCGGCGCGCGCCGTCGAGCGGCAGCCCGCCGCCCGGGCGCTCGCGCGCGGCGGCTACGTCGCGAACGGCCTCGTGCACCTGCTCATCGGCTCGCTCATCATCGCCGTCGCCTTCGGCGGCGACCAGGACGCCGACCAGACCGGCGCATTCCGCGCGGTCGCCGAGATGCCTCTCGGCTTCGTCGCGCTGTGGGCCGCCGCCGCACTCCTCGCCGCGCTCGGCGTCTGGCACCTGGCAGAGGGCATGCTCGCCTCGCGGCGCCGAGAGGGCGCCGCCGCGTGGGGGCTGCGGATCTCGGAGTGGGGCCAGGCCTTCGTCTTCCTGTTCTTCGGCGGGCTCGCCGCCGCCGTCGCGCTCGGTGCCCGGCCCCGGGCCGATCAGGCTGCACGCGACGCGAGCCGCGGCGTCCTGGCGCTGCCGGGCGGTGTCGTCGCGATCGTGCTGGTGGGCCTCGGCGTCGCGGTGGCGGGCGTCGTCTTCGCGGTCATGGGCGTGCGCCGGTCGTTCCGCTCGAAGATGTCGATCCCCGACGACGCTCTCGGGCGCACGGTCGCGGGCCTGGGCGTCGCGGGGTTCATCGCGAAGGGCATCGCCCTCGGGTCGCTGGGACTCGTGCTCGTCGTCGCCGCCCTCCGGGCCCGCGCCGAGGATGCCGGCAGCCTCGACGCGGCCATCCGCGCGCTGCTCGACCTGACGCTCGGGCCGGCGATCGTCGTGATCATCGGGGCCGGCCTCATCGCCTACGGCGTGTTCACGGTCTTCCGCGCGCGCTACGCCCGGCTCTGA